In Meleagris gallopavo isolate NT-WF06-2002-E0010 breed Aviagen turkey brand Nicholas breeding stock chromosome 15, Turkey_5.1, whole genome shotgun sequence, one DNA window encodes the following:
- the GNPDA1 gene encoding glucosamine-6-phosphate isomerase 1, whose protein sequence is MDEYVGLPRDHPESYHSFMWNNFFKHVDISAENVHILDGNAADLQAECDAFEDKIKAAGGIELFVGGIGPDGHIAFNEPGSSLVSRTRVKTLAMDTILANARFFDGDLSKVPTMALTVGVGTVMDAREVMILITGAHKAFALYKAIEEGVNHMWTVSAFQQHPQTVFVCDEDATLELKVKTVKYFKGLMLVHNKLVEPLYSMKETEAERSHSKKPYSD, encoded by the exons ATGGATGAGTACGTAG GTCTCCCGAGGGACCATCCGGAAAGTTACCACTCCTTCATGTGGAACAATTTCTTCAAGCATGTTGATATCTCGGCAGAAAACGTTCACATTTTGGATGGAAATGCAGCTGATCTACAGGCAGAGTGTGATGCATTTGAGGATAAAATCAAAGCAGCTGGAGGAATTGAACTCTTTGTTGGAG GTATTGGCCCTGATGGTCACATTGCCTTCAATGAGCCTGGATCGAGTTTGGTGTCTAGGACACGAGTGAAGACCTTGGCTATGGACACTATACTGGCTAATGCCAGGTTTTTTGATGGTGACCTCTCCAAAGTCCCCACGATGGCTTTGACAGTTGGAGTAGGCACTGTCATGGATGCCAGAGAG GTGATGATTCTCATCACGGGAGCCCACAAAGCCTTTGCTTTGTACAAAGCTATCGAGGAAGGTGTCAACCACATGTGGACAGTATCTGCCTTCCAGCAGCACCCTCAGACTGTATTTGTGTGTGACGAGGATGCTACGCTGGAACTGAAAGTTAAGACAGTGAAGTACTTTAAAG GTTTAATGCTGGTTCATAACAAGCTCGTGGAACCCTTATACAGCATGAAGgagacagaagcagaaagaagccACTCCAAGAAGCCTTACAGTGATTAA